A stretch of DNA from Lotus japonicus ecotype B-129 chromosome 4, LjGifu_v1.2:
TACTAGTTACCGCCAGACGCTTAAGGCCTTACTTCCAGAGCTTTCAGGTAAAAGTTAGAACTGACCTACCTTTGAGACAGGTGTTGCAGAAGCCGGACTTATCAGGAAGGCTCGTCGCGTGGTCGGTGGAGTTATCGGAATATAGTTTTCAGTATGACAAGAGGGGAAAGGTCGAAGCGCAGGCtttagctgattttgtggtggaattaACACCGGAAGTTGGCGAGAGGGTAAATACGCTATGGACGTTGTTCGTTGATGGGTCATCGAATGAGAATAGAAGTGGAGCAGGGGTCACGCTGCAAGGACTTGGGGAGTTAGTACTAGAGCAGTATCTAAGATTTCAGTTTAAAGCTAGCAATAATCAGGCATAATATGATGCTTTAATCGCGGATTTGAAGTTGGCCATCGAGGTTCAGATCGACAGTCTGCTGGTTAGGACAGATTCGCTGCTGGTGGCGAATCAAGTGAATGAAGTATTCCAAGTGAAGGAGCCGGCCTTGATAAAGTATCTGGAGCGTGTACGGCTCCTGATGGGTCGATTGCGGGAGGTAGTAGTTGAGTTCGCGCCGAGAACGCAGAATCAAAGGGCGGATGCCCTGGCAAAACTAGCAAGCACCCGGAAGCCTGGAAATAATCGGAGTGTGATTCAGGAGACACTTGCCAATCCAAGCATAGAGGGAGAGCTGGTAGCCTCTTTTGACCGCCAAGAGACTTGGATAGACCCCATCGTGGACATCTTGGCAGGAGAGCCAAGTGGGGTAATGAAATACACAAAGGAGCAAAGGCGAGAAGCGGGGCATTACACACTGCTTGACGAAACGCTTTTCCGAAGGGGATTTTGCTCGCCCCTCTTAAGGTGTCTCCCGCCCGGGAAGTATGAGACCGTTATGGCGGAGGTTCACGGGGAGGTTTGCGCCAGCCACATAGGAGGAAGATCCCTGGCAAGCAAGGTCCTCAGGGCGAGATTTTACTGGCCCACGATAAGAAAAGACTGTGCGGAATTTGTAAAGAAATGCGAAAAGTGTCAAATGTTCGCAGACTTACCCAAAGCCCCGCCAGAGCAGCTGGCCACGATCAGCTcgccatggcccttcgccatgtggggagttgaccttGTCGGACCTTTCCCAACCGCCAGGTCGCAgatgaagttcatcctcgtggcggtggactacttcaccaagtgggtagaggccgAGCCCCTGGCAAGTATTACCGCAGGCAAGATCGCAAACTTCTACTGGAAAAGAATCGTGTGCCGGTTTGGGGTCCCAAGGACGATTGTCTCAGATAATGGAGCACAGTTTGCGAGAAATCAAGCAAGGGAATTATGTGAGGAAATGGGTATCCAGAGAAGGTTCTCTTCAGTGGAGCACCCTCAGACCAATGGGCAAGCAGAATCAGCAAATAAGGTAATCTTGTGGGGTTTGAAGCGCCAACTATTTGAGGcaaagggagcttggttggacgAACTCCCGGTTGTAATCTGGTACTATAACACAACGCAGCATTCAACCACAGGGGAGACTCCTTTCAGGATGACCTACGGGGCGGACGCCATTCTACCCATGGAGATAGACAACAACTCTTGGAGGACATCGCCGCAGTTCGAGGGCGAGAATCCTTCTAACATGGAAGTGGAGCTAGACTTGTTATCTGAAACGCGACACGAGGCTCGTATCAGAGAAGCCACGATGAAGCTGCGAGCCGCAGCGAAATACGACATGAAGGTCCACCCGAGGGCGATGCAGGAGGGGGACTTGGTGCTTAAGAAACGAACCGGGAACACAGGGAACAAGTTGAACTCGATCTGGGAGGGCCCTTACAAGATTTTGAAGGTATTAGGAAGAGGGGCCTATCACCTCGAGAGCTTAGATGGGAGGCGAGTGCCGCGATCTTGGAAGCGACAAGCTTGAGgtactattacagttgaagaTTGAGGAAGAGCCCGGCTTGGCACGAGGGCGAGCAGCTGAGCGCGACTCATGAAGATTGCCGGATTAAAAACGAAGAAACACATTTTTGTTCTCCACCTCGGGAGTTTGTGGGCAAAAACGCCTCaatagtaaaaacaaagacacgttcttgttctccatctcaggagtttgttgactataacgtttgattgaaaatacaaaaattgtatcaagccatttcaatcacactgaattgcggcaagagctaggtgggaaaaattccctgaaggtggcgatcccaacacgaccttgatgtctggggatcgctccggaaaagccgacgcaacttgccgtcactcgtcggcgatgtgtgcggataagcttcttatccataAAGCCTCCCCGAAACATGGGCGAGCAAACctaactaggctaagtctcgggAAACCCATATGACCATTGGGACccgagcaactgtaagtcctCGCCAAGCAAAACTGGccaggccacacctgatcttacgggaaacatggtgtgaacaaagcctcagttcaaaaactgagcaaaagtcctagttaaacccaGCACACCACCAATGTCGTCAAACGTAATTCAAGAACAAGGAAACTAAGGGGGGTGCGAGAGAAAACTTCGGGAAGCGTTAAAACAGACATAGGAATTAAAACTGAATTGATTAACTTAAAGTCGAAAATACAACGATcaaacaaagcaaaagaagTAGCATTACAATTATTCAAAATAAGTTAACATCATATCTCTTTCTCTTGTTCCACAGCGTCGCCGAGATCAACATGAGCAACTTCCGGTGGGTCTTCCGGACCCTCTAACCCAGCGGGGGTAACCCTTTTAAAGCGTTCCCAAGTAGTCAAGGTTGATAGTAGGATGGAGGtgcttgacttgagctttggcgaTAAGGAAGCCGCAGACACGCTTCTTGGCCGCCGCATGGGCATCCTTCTACCTTATTTTCTCTTTCAGGGCGGCGGCTTGGGCTTCCTTATCAGCCAAAAGTTTACACTTGGATGCCAAATCCGACTGGGCCTCGACAAGTGTCTTACTCTTGCCCGCTAGTTCCTCACGCAAGACAGCGATCTCCTTGTCTTTAGTGGTAAGGATTTCCTCCTGAGAAGCAGCAGTGACTTCCTTGGCGTCAAGGTCCCGTCGGAGCCCCTCGACCTAGGCCTCAAGTTTTTCCTCCTTCTCGTTCGCCGTTATCAGCGCAAGTTTCGCCTCCTTGAGTTTCTGTCGCATCTTCTTTGTCTTACCCTCCTCCGCCGCCAACTGGTTGGACAGCTTGGAGCAGGTGTCATTAGCCCGGAGGTTATCAGAGCGCAGCTTTTCCACCTCCTGGCGAAGCCCAGCAATTCCGGTAAGAGGCCGCGCCTGCCAGGCCACTTGGGCGAACAGACAGTCGGCGCGGAGAAGATTTGACACAGCTTCCTGGGCGACGTCTTGCGAGTTCTGGCTGGGAGCCCCCCTCAATTTCTCAAGATAAGGgtgagaaaggaggaaggaaAAAATATCTTGGGAAGAGCTGCTGGAAGGACCCTTCGGGCGGGCCGTAGGGAGATTCTCTCCTTCGCCACCAACCCCGGGAGATCTTGGGGCCGATGGACCGAGGGTCGTCTGGACAGGCGAAGGAAACGGCGACGGATGGAAGAGGGTGATTGTTGACCTTCCATTGAGGTCACGGGGCGAGGGGCATCTGGAGTCTGGGAGGCGCTCGTCTCGCCATGACGGTCGGAAACCAAGGGATCGCGAGCGCTATCCGCAACAACAGGATCAGGCGCGACGGGCCCTCCGCCTGCGCCAATCAAAGGAGTAGCTTGAGGGTTTGGCTCGCCTAGTTTGCTCCTCTTGGGCGAGCAAGAGTTCACCGGCGAGCTTTGTCTTTTTTCTCCAACCTGGGCCGAGGAGGGCGCCTTAACGTTCCCAGAGGTGAAGGCCTTCAGCAGATCGGCGGTAGAAAACttcatatttcctgaaaaagcaaaaagaaaaagtcGTCAGCAACAGAAAGACCAAGAGGAAGGCTTGAAAGAGACGTCTAGAAGGGAAACCTAATTGAGGGAATAGTTCGGAGCCTGGAGGAGCGCCGAGTAATTCAGCACAACTAAGGCGGGGAAGCCGGGAAAGGACCCCAAAGGCAAAACTTTCTCCGGAAGAGGGGAACACTTTAGGGGGGTCGGCCATGGACTTAGGACACTGGGTCCGGTAAAATGGGAAGAGGGCTTTCCTTTCCTTCTGCGTGAATGTCGAGGGGTAAGTGGGGTGAACGACGACCCGAAAGTACCGGCGGGCTAAATGGGATTCGGAACCAACTTGGTATGGAACAAACCGTTCTCGACCCGGTCGGGGCGCCAGAACAACCCAGCCGTAGGACCCCAGGGATCGGGGATCCACttcaaagaaaaaggaaaagaggGCAAGGGAAGGCGCTACATCAACACTGCTgcagagaatttcaaaacacCTCAGATAGGTCCAGGCGtgggggtgaagttggcaaggagaAACGTTGACATCACGCAACACTTGGGCGAGAAATGGGGAGAAAGGGAGTTTAATGCCAAGATCAAGAAACAAATACTCGTATACGAAGAAGAAATGGGAGTACTTGGGGTTATTGAACGCGCGGTGTTGCCAGGGGCGGTCTTGGTCCCGACATCCGGTGGTGCGAAGGAGGTTCTCTAACAACAGGGTGCTACAGAGACCGCCAGCCCTGCGGGCAAGGTCAGAAATAGAGTCGCCGGTGGAGAGCTCTGATGGCTGGTCAAGGATTCCTTGGTTAGGAGCATCTTGGACGGGGGAAGggagagtggcgaaggtttCCAAGCGATGAGCTTTGATTTCCTCCATGGAGGAAAGGGCTCCTATTGAGGGCATCGTAaaaaaaaaggatgaagagagaaggGATGAAGAACTAACCGGAAAAAGGCTGTGTGAAGGGGAGCAAGAAGGGCCGGAGTTTGCAGGGTCGTTGAAGGAAGCCGGTACGAGAGCCAGGAACGAGTATGAGGGCAGTTGGCAATAAGTGGTGAATGATAGGGTAAGGGGGAATTTAAAAGTTAGGGGGAGTAGCGGTTGGGAAATTGTGTTCCATCGTGGCAAGATGAAATGATTACTCAGGGGAGCGTGACGCGGATTTTGGGGAACGGGAAAGgcacattaaatgaaaagttacaacggctgaagctcattggtttgaattcaaattgacaggctttattatgatttgaaggGACATTTAGGAGATAACGGTTGAGGTTCTATAGATTCGTTGACCTTTGTATTATTTCAGTACATTACATGTGGCTTACACGCGTCAAGCCATCATGGTCCATGGCGATCACTGCTAAAGCGGGACGAGGGAGCCGAGCACTATCGCCGCGAGCCCACTTGTGGACTCGGGGGACCAGAGGGACTTGCTAGGGAAACCAAAAAATTAGTCTTAGGCTTTagttatcaagccatgttggcaattgttttgAGTCATTAGGCTTTGACATTAGTTAGTTTTCTCATGATCGTCGCCTCATGCTtcttcttaaagacacactcagctctcatgcttcgagctcggtgtcttgtggactgggcgagaccctagggtccctcgcccagagACGCTGGCCCGGGGCGACGCGCAAGCCAGgaaattgggccttctcccgAAAGGCCCAACTGTCCCATTAAGAGAagttaggggcgccaagcccatccccaaatctataaataggggacggttacccattgtaagggactcttagctcatttgagaaataaccagattgaaattcagtcaCTTTCTCTccctaagcggttacgctcttaccctctctagattctcacatcacgatcctttcactctaggtaccgtacttcatctcaatgttcttggatagaacaaatACATCCAAaggaaaaagagaaaattaaagaGATGCACTGTGAGTAGAAGATCTCTAAGATTCATCTTCATTTTGCATtgtcctcctcctcttcttcttcttcagaagcTTCCTCAGTCTCagcctcttcatcttcatcttcaacatccTCAGCTTCCTTTTCAGCATCTTCCTCCTTCAGCAGCATTAGGAACATTTGTCATGACCTTGATGAGTTGATCCACATTGTGCTTTCTTACCTTGCACGCCTGAATGGTGTCACCCGAGGACTTGGAGACAGCCTTCAACTCAGCCAAGATGTCATCCTTACCAGAGCCAACTGCCTAAGTACGACTGGCACTAGCAGTTCCCTTTGCTGCAGACAGCACAATGTCTGGAACATGTGTCCCAGCAAACAACCGATAATCAAATTTGAGAGGCAGGGGATTCTTACCTTGAGGTCCATCAACCCTCACAATACTGGGTTGTTGGTGTGCAATGATCTCAGAAAGAAGGCAGGGAAATAAGATAGGCAGCttcacaacaaaagatcatgcgTGCTTGAGAGTATGCTCAAAGACAAGCTTCCCAAAGTCAAACTCACCACCTGTGCCAACCAAATAGAGCATCCTAGCGAGTGGAGGAGTCACACCAGACAAGTGATTAGTTGCCATCCAATTTGAAGTGCCAATTTTGAAGAGCACAACATACTTGGCTGTCAACTTCCCAAATGAGAGCAATCCTTTCTTTGGCCACTTCTTGACCAGCTTTCCAGTTAGGGTATTAGCAACCCTATTCAAGTCAGGCTCCCCCTCAGCCACAACAATAGAGCTTCTGCCCAAAAACTCATTAATCACTTCAGGAGAGAAGTTGACACACTTCCCTTTTACAAACACCTTCCTATACTTAGCATTGTCCTCATCATCACAATCAGAAGGGATATTCACAATGAACTCCCTGACCAATTGGTCAAAACATCTGCCAATATCCTTGACAGTCTTCATCAATCCAGCTTCAGTCAACAGATCCATGATCTCCTTGAGTTACAAGGCATCTTCATGAAGTTCTCTTTCCACAGCCAACCTCCTCTGAACCATAAACTTCCACCTCTGTGCAAAATTTGCAGAGTGGAAGGACACATTATCCACTGGAGCATCAGACACATTGGTGGGAATTCTTTTCCCTTTCACTCTCCTTCTTGCAGTGGTCGAGATGTTTGGAACATCTTGTCCAACATCTGgctctgagtcagagtcagagACATGTTTTCTTTTCCTCCCAGTGGAGGCTTCAACCTTATttttgtaagaccaagatttggtcaagtggtacaactctatgttttgatgataacaagtttattattgtgtatgaacaattagggtactctaacgtttgtcttttaagtgtgtgacaaacaggttctgattctgattcgaAGACATTTAtatcagaagttgaagacccaagagtaaccaatgaaacgcttctgcaatcactacgttcttctgaacggtcGTAAAttcttcagatgttctgaagattaaagctctgatgtggactctgtTAAGTTCAAGAGctaaagttctgaagaccagaagttctgagtaaacggtccagaagctgaagacttgaagattttgtagtccaagagtaagctgactTCCAAGATCAAAGTACTTcaaattctgaagaccagaagttcagagcgaacggtccagaagcagaaatTCTGAAGGtaagaggatccaagcttccttctggcACTGATCTcattgcttcacaagttccaacacgaagcgtcgccaaagatcaggagtcaaataggctaaggcaatgtcattgtcaatagtacaaaagcaagtgacTATTCTGACCGTCTTACCTACGATGATCAGCCACAACAGGTTCTGGAAATTCtagaattgccctccaacggatggattctttcaacggatacaaaccctaaaccttggagtatttaaagcctgaagatagaagaaattggctaagaaactattgtgcaatacaagtgaaaacctacaagcgaataccttagcaatattttcttcattgttcttattgtgtttacctttgcttgtttagaagcatctctttgtaaaccaaacgtattttccttgagagaccagtgaggtcacgattcttaagaagactaagacttgtgtaTCTTAGTGTTGTtagttcttagatttgttagtcactgagcaaggtgtgctagtacagttgtaacaatctttgaatagtggattgccttcattctaagaagaaagaaatcatcttaacgggtggactggattagcttgtgTGATTTattaagtgaaccaggataaaatacttgtgtgcttttctctatcCCTTATCTCTTGCACCTTGTGTTCTTTATACCGAAAAGATTTACCaaaatcttagagggaaagCTTTAAAACTTCAAACCCTATTTAAACCCCCccttttctagtgtttttcataccttcacttttctttctttttcttcttctcaagaACTTGGACTTGAGTACTTCTGTATGTTTTGGGAGTCTTTACTGCAGATccccctttcttcttcttcttttcatctGCAAATTTGTTGCTTGCAGAAACGACAGTCTTCAAAGTCGGACAGAACCTGGAACTTTCTTGATCAAAatttcatcatcagaatcatcttTTTCTGAGACATTCACCATTTTCTCCTTACCCTTCTTAGAGGAGGGTGTAGGGGTTTTCTGGATAGAGGGACCTCCACAGAGGGAGTTTCTTCACTAGCAGAGTCAGTTTTCTCATCTTCCTTCTCATCATTGGAAGCTTGAGACTTTTCTTTAGAACCAGAAGGAGAGGAGTGTTCTTCTTGTGGTTCAACATCTGGTTCAACATCTGGACCAGTTGCAACCCTGGCAAGGTTCTCAAGAGCATCATCACTCTCTTGATTCACATCAGCAGTGGGAACATCCACTTGTAGCACTCAATTGTCatagtacaatgtcatgacatcttgttCGACATTGTATTCCTTCAACATCTGCTTCATCCATAACATTTTAGTACATCcacttccagcagctatatattcagcttcagcagtagATAATGAGACACAATTTTGCTTCTTGCTGAACCAAGATATAAGATTATTTCCAAGAAAGAAGCATcctccagaagtgctttttctatcatctgcatatcttgcccaatctgcatcacaatatccTATCAACCTTGAATTAGTGTTGTGAGCATAAAAGATACCGTAGTCAATAGTTCCACTGATATACTTAATAATCCTCTTGACTTGAGTGAGATGACTCTCCTTAGGTGCAGCTTGATACCTAGCACAAACTCCAACTGAAAAAGCAGCATCTGGTCTactagcagtgagatacaacaagcttccaatcatacttctatataggctttgatcaacatcaactccACTCTGATCTTTAGTCAGTTTGATATGAGTTGCTGCAGGAGTTCTTTTATGTGCTGCACTTTCAAGACCAAACTTTTTTACTAACTCCTTTGCATACTTGCTCTAGGAGATAAAAATTGAGTCCTCCATCTGTTTCACTTGTAGCCCTAAGAAGTAGTTCCGTTCACCAACcatactcatctcaaactcaGACTTCATTTGATTGACAAAATGTTCTACCATTTTGTCTGACATCCctccaaaaacaatgtcatcaacatatatttGAGCAATCATTAGCTCTCCTTTGACATTCTTCATAAATAAAGTCTTGTCAATTCCACCTTTGTGGTACCCATTATTTGTCAAAAACTCAGTGAGTCTTTCATACCTTGCTCTTGGTGCTTGCTTCAACCCATATAGAGCCTTCTTTAACTTGTACACATGTTCTGAATAGGTTGAATCAGTGAAACTTTTTGGCTGATCAACGTACACTTCTTCATTCAGATACCCATTCAAGAAtgcacttttaacatccatttgaaATAGTCTGAACTTCAACAGACATGCCACTCTCAGCAAAAGTATGATTGATTCCAATATAGCAATTGGAGTGAaagtttcatcaaagtctactccttcaatctgagtgTATCCTTGAGCTACCAATCTGGCCTTATTTCGTGTAACTGTACCATTCTCATCATATTTGTTCCTGAAAATCCACTTGGTGCCTATGACATTTACCCCATCTGGCCTAGGAAATAAGTTCCAAACCTCATTCCTCTTGAACTGAGCTAAttcctcttgcatagcatttatccagtattcatctgtcAAAGCCTCCTTCATGTTTTTGGgttcaattttgaaaataaaacacCCATTGGAAATGACTTCTCTGGATCTAGTAATAACACCTTCATTCAGATCCCCTATGATGTTTTCCTTAGGATGAATCTTCTGTATTCTAATAGAGGGTCCTTTATTCTGAGGGGTCAagctttcattttcttcttcagattCATTGTCTGACCGGATGTCTGAGACATTTGGTATGTCAACATCTGACTGAGGTAAATGATCATCTACAATCTCCTCTGTGATCTTCATGTCTTCCAAGTTGTCATCAACCACAAAATTTATAGATTCCATCAATGTCTTGGTACGGGAGTTGTATACTCTATAAGCTTTGATGTTTGTAGAATAACCCAGAAAAATGTCTTCATCACTCTTTGGATCTATTTTCCTTCCCTGCTCACGATCAGAATGTAACATTTACTACCAAAAACATGGAAGTAATTAACAATTGGCTTTCTTCCTCTCCAAAACTCATACTGATTTGAGGTCGTTCCAGATCTGATGGTGACACGGTTGTGAATATAGAAAGTTGTGTTCATAGCTTCAGCCAAGAAGTGATATGGAAGTCTTTTAGCATGCAGCATAACCCTTGCTGATTCTTgcagagttctattcttcctttctACCACTCCATTTTGCTGAggtgtaattggagctgagaactCATGACTAATTCCTTCACTAGTACAATAATTTGAAAACTTGTTGTTTTCAAACTCCTTGCCATGATCACTACGAATCCTCACAATTCCAGATCTCTTCTCCCTCTGAAGTTGTTGACTTAGTTCCTTGAACGCATCAAATGTGTCTGATTTCTCTGCAATAAACTTTGCCCAGGTATATATAGAAAAATCATCTACTTAAACAAAagcatacctttttcctccaaTGCTTTCTACCTGCATTGGTCCCATGAGATCGATATGAAGAAGCTCCAAAATCCTAGTTGTAGCCACAAGTTGTAACTTCTTATGTGAAACCTTGGTTTGCTTTCCAacctgacattctccacatattctcttttcttctatcttcagttTGGGTAGTCCTCTGATAGCGTCTTTGGAGATGATATTCTTTATGCTCTTGAGATTCAGATGCCCAAGTTTTTGGTGTCATAGTTTAACTTCCTCTATCTTGGTTACTAAGCATCTGGAAGACATGGATTTATACAAAGAGATCCACATATAACAATTGTCCTTTGATCTAGCACCTCTCATTACCACTTCACCATTCTCATCAGTCACTTTGCACCCAGTTTTACAGAAGGTAACATCGAGATCCAAATCACATAGTTGACTTATACTGATCAAATTGACTGCCAAACCTTCAACTAGTAAAACATCATTCAGCTCTAGAGATCCACTACTGACAAGTTTTCCAAATgccttgatttttcctttagcaccATCACCAAAGGTAACATAACTGGTAGAGTGTGGCTTCATGTCACCAAGATAGTTCTTCACTCTAGTCATGTGTCTGGAACAACCACTGTCAAATACCAATCCTCTTTAGAagatgtaaggcccaagtttttaaacttatgccaactaaatagaatcctattcacgattagggttgatgtatcgtgaagagaaacctgaactagagtttaccaaatgaaataaatatatgaaggagaaagttcaggaaaagtctgaggatcgtaccgaagtcgataaaagttatagcacgatcgttatacgcttaaacctaggtcagaaaccctagtaaatagctagttttcacttataggcatgaTGGAAGttaatgtaagatcaagatttggtcatgtggtacaactctatgttttgatgataacaagtatttatttgtggat
This window harbors:
- the LOC130712607 gene encoding uncharacterized protein LOC130712607, with amino-acid sequence MGIQRRFSSVEHPQTNGQAESANKVILWGLKRQLFEAKGAWLDELPVVIWYYNTTQHSTTGETPFRMTYGADAILPMEIDNNSWRTSPQFEGENPSNMEVELDLLSETRHEARIREATMKLRAAAKYDMKVHPRAMQEGDLVLKKRTGNTGNKLNSIWEGPYKILKVLGRGAYHLESLDGRRVPRSWKRQA